The following is a genomic window from Serratia ficaria.
GGAATACCCCGCCGACCAGCATAATGAGATCGCGGCCGCTGAACGGGTGTTCGGCGACGATGAACCAGGGTTTGGTGAGCGTGGCCAGCCAGGAAATGGACGCCAGCAGCACCAGCCGCATCAGCAATGCCAGCAACAGGCCGACGACACGGGCCTTATCTCTTTGTTGTTTAGGTAATTTTTCCGCCAGGATGGCGATGAAGATAAGGTTGTCTATACCCAGAACGATTTCCAGCACGACCAGAGTGGCCAGGCCGGCCCAAATTGTTGGATCTGCGATCCATTCCATACGCCCAATTTCACCTGTAAGTTCGACGGCTTATGCCGCTCAGGAATGATGGGTGCTGCGGCGGGAAAATTCAACTTTTATAGGCGGGCTGCGGGAAGCGAGGGGCGCGGAAAGACACTTCAAATCAGCATAATAACACGCGTAAATTAGCTAGATATGCCGGAAAAAAGACAAGTCAGGCGAAGGACATTACGGCGTTCACAAAAGAAGCGGAAAGGCAAAAACCAATAAAATCAATAAGTTGCATATTATTTGCTATGCTACCATGAGTATAAGCCGTAAGCGTTAGTAGTCTTATTCTGAAAACAGCCAGCCACGGGTATCTAAGGCTTGTATCGATAGGCCAATAGTATAAGAATCTTAGCCATATAAACGGTAACAACTAACATCGTTTGGTTATAAAGACACAGTTTTTTTTATTGTTTTGTGACCGATACATCAGATGTGTTGTGGTACGAGCTGCAGTTTACATAACGGCGTGATTGAAATTCATACGATTGCGCACAGGAAAGTCACTAACAGTGCTTTGGTAGCTGCAAGCCAAGGGCGGTAGCGTGTCCGATGCATTCTCATGCACATCGCGAACCTGCCCTGAATTGGCGCAGCTGCATCATCAGTAATTTGCTTGTGGATGGAAAAATGCAGAAAAGACTTAAGGCTGTGATCCCTGTAGCGGGGTTGGGAACCCGCATGTTGCCTGCAACCAAGGCAATCCCTAAAGAAATGTTGCCGGTGGTCGATAAACCGCTCATTCAGTACATCGTCAGCGAATGCGTCGCGGCCGGCATCAAAGACATCGTGTTGGTCACCCACTCGTCGAAAAATGCGATCGAGAACCACTTTGACACCTCCTTTGAGTTGGAAGCGGTGCTTGAGTCGCGCGTTAAACGCCAGCTGCTGGCGGAAGTGCAAAGCATTTGCCCACCGGACGTGACGGTGATGCAGGTGCGGCAGGGCCAGGCGAAAGGGTTGGGGCATGCGGTGCTGTGCGCCAAGCCGATGGTCGGCGATGAACCTTTTGTGGTGCTGCTGCCGGACGTGCTGCTGGATGATTCAACGGCGGATTTGCGTAAAGAGAACCTGGCCAAGATGATCCAACGCTTTGGTGAAACGGGTTACAGCCAGATTATGGTTGAGCCGGTGCCGGAGCAGGACGTTTCCAAATACGGCGTGGTGGACTGCGGTGGCGTGCCGCTTGCCGCGGGTGAAAGCACCTCCATGACCGCCGTGGTTGAAAAACCGGCGCGTGAAGATGCGCCTTCCAATCTGGCCGTGGTCGGCCGCTATGTGCTTTCCGCCGATATCTGGCCGCTGCTCGAGAAAACCCCGCCGGGTGCGGGCGACGAAATCCAGCTCACCGACGCCATCGCCATGCTGATGGATGAAGAAACGGTTGAAGCATTCCATATGAGCGGTAAATCCCATGACTGTGGCGACAAGCTTGGCTATATGAAAGCCTTTGTGCAATATGGATTGCGCCACAGCTCTGAAGGTGAAGGTTTCAGCCAGTGGCTGAAGCAGACACTGAGCAAGTAAG
Proteins encoded in this region:
- the galU gene encoding UTP--glucose-1-phosphate uridylyltransferase GalU, giving the protein MQKRLKAVIPVAGLGTRMLPATKAIPKEMLPVVDKPLIQYIVSECVAAGIKDIVLVTHSSKNAIENHFDTSFELEAVLESRVKRQLLAEVQSICPPDVTVMQVRQGQAKGLGHAVLCAKPMVGDEPFVVLLPDVLLDDSTADLRKENLAKMIQRFGETGYSQIMVEPVPEQDVSKYGVVDCGGVPLAAGESTSMTAVVEKPAREDAPSNLAVVGRYVLSADIWPLLEKTPPGAGDEIQLTDAIAMLMDEETVEAFHMSGKSHDCGDKLGYMKAFVQYGLRHSSEGEGFSQWLKQTLSK